One segment of Trachemys scripta elegans isolate TJP31775 chromosome 1, CAS_Tse_1.0, whole genome shotgun sequence DNA contains the following:
- the LOC117871352 gene encoding ecto-ADP-ribosyltransferase 5-like isoform X6, whose amino-acid sequence MMKPLLIPLTYFCLQTWLGIPQAKCQVELSMMDDAFDDQYIGCAEEMDGIAPGLLEKEKSMSSVFNRVWENSEQKWELVKKKIPLPTGFKDEHGRAIIAYTDDDFHSELNAAVRGAGISRAHYMASFQFKAFHYYLTRASQLLRGRCDVMYKRTVYRGVSARFQHTGSGHIRFGYFASSSFDILIAKTFGTDTLFAIHTCFGAEIRAFSRIQEEEEVLIPVHEIFNMSRGQRNNRFVLRSTNRTCSHFNCAYLGASPDAAVPDLSQGQDTRLDVACWWDPV is encoded by the exons ATGATGAAGCCTCTGCTGATCCCCTTGACGTACTTCTGTCTTCAGACCTGGCTGGGGATCCCTCAG GCAAAATGCCAGGTGGAGCTGAGCATGATGGATGACGCTTTTGATGACCAATATATAGGATGTGCTGAAGAAATGGATGGAATTGCACCTGGACTGCTAGAGAAAGAAAAGTCCATGTCCTCAGTGTTTAACAGGGTGTGggaaaactcagaacaaaaatggGAACTTGTAAAGAAAAAGATTCCTCTGCCCACAGGCTTTAAAGATGAGCATGGACGAGCCATAATAGCCTATACTGACGATGACTTTCACAGTGAGTTGAATGCGGCAGTGAGAGGGGCTGGGATATCTCGAGCTCATTACATGGCCAGTTTCCAGTTCAAAGCCTTTCATTATTACTTGACAAGAGCTTCACAGCTCTTACGAGGGAGGTGTGATGTGATGTACAAAAGGACGGTGTACCGGGGGGTTTCTGCCAGGTTTCAGCACACGGGATCAGGTCACATTAGGTTTGGATACTTTGCCTCTTCGTCTTTTGATATACTAATAGCTAAGACATTTGGTACGGACACATTGTTTGCCATCCACACGTGCTTTGgtgctgagatcagggccttcTCACGCattcaggaggaggaagaagtgtTAATCCCAGTCCATGAGATATTCAACATGTCCCGAGGACAAAGGAATAACCGCTTTGTCCTCCGGAGCACAAACCGGACCTGCAGCCATTTTAACTGCGCATACCTGGGCG CTTCTCCTGATGCAGCTGTGCCTGACCTCAGTCAGGGACAGGACACCAGGCTAGATGTAGCCTGTTGGTGGGATCCAGTCTGA
- the LOC117871352 gene encoding ecto-ADP-ribosyltransferase 5-like isoform X1, translating to MMKPLLIPLTYFCLQTWLGIPQAKCQVELSMMDDAFDDQYIGCAEEMDGIAPGLLEKEKSMSSVFNRVWENSEQKWELVKKKIPLPTGFKDEHGRAIIAYTDDDFHSELNAAVRGAGISRAHYMASFQFKAFHYYLTRASQLLRGRCDVMYKRTVYRGVSARFQHTGSGHIRFGYFASSSFDILIAKTFGTDTLFAIHTCFGAEIRAFSRIQEEEEVLIPVHEIFNMSRGQRNNRFVLRSTNRTCSHFNCAYLGGEKNQICVDNSGKKETFCFHCFDNNFPSVLKCRAQSNPTRQTCHMQGNNLRKKWDELHVLSIYPGSHRGLMTSI from the exons ATGATGAAGCCTCTGCTGATCCCCTTGACGTACTTCTGTCTTCAGACCTGGCTGGGGATCCCTCAG GCAAAATGCCAGGTGGAGCTGAGCATGATGGATGACGCTTTTGATGACCAATATATAGGATGTGCTGAAGAAATGGATGGAATTGCACCTGGACTGCTAGAGAAAGAAAAGTCCATGTCCTCAGTGTTTAACAGGGTGTGggaaaactcagaacaaaaatggGAACTTGTAAAGAAAAAGATTCCTCTGCCCACAGGCTTTAAAGATGAGCATGGACGAGCCATAATAGCCTATACTGACGATGACTTTCACAGTGAGTTGAATGCGGCAGTGAGAGGGGCTGGGATATCTCGAGCTCATTACATGGCCAGTTTCCAGTTCAAAGCCTTTCATTATTACTTGACAAGAGCTTCACAGCTCTTACGAGGGAGGTGTGATGTGATGTACAAAAGGACGGTGTACCGGGGGGTTTCTGCCAGGTTTCAGCACACGGGATCAGGTCACATTAGGTTTGGATACTTTGCCTCTTCGTCTTTTGATATACTAATAGCTAAGACATTTGGTACGGACACATTGTTTGCCATCCACACGTGCTTTGgtgctgagatcagggccttcTCACGCattcaggaggaggaagaagtgtTAATCCCAGTCCATGAGATATTCAACATGTCCCGAGGACAAAGGAATAACCGCTTTGTCCTCCGGAGCACAAACCGGACCTGCAGCCATTTTAACTGCGCATACCTGGGCG GCGAGAAGAACCAAATATGTGTTGACAACTCTGGtaagaaagaaacattttgttttcattgttttgaCAATAACTTTCCCTCTGTATTGAAGTGCAGAGCACAGAGCAACCCCACCAGGCAAACATGTCATATGCAGGGAAACAACTTGAGAAAAAAGTGGGATGAACTGCACGTTCTGTCTATTTATCCAGGTTCTCATAGGGGGCTCATGACTAGTATCTGA
- the LOC117871352 gene encoding ecto-ADP-ribosyltransferase 5-like isoform X2: MMKPLLIPLTYFCLQTWLGIPQAKCQVELSMMDDAFDDQYIGCAEEMDGIAPGLLEKEKSMSSVFNRVWENSEQKWELVKKKIPLPTGFKDEHGRAIIAYTDDDFHSELNAAVRGAGISRAHYMASFQFKAFHYYLTRASQLLRGRCDVMYKRTVYRGVSARFQHTGSGHIRFGYFASSSFDILIAKTFGTDTLFAIHTCFGAEIRAFSRIQEEEEVLIPVHEIFNMSRGQRNNRFVLRSTNRTCSHFNCAYLGGEKNQICVDNSVTRGGITFPSVLSHLLFGGSVILVHIAAMKLFAGFSIVLFVLLTFSL; this comes from the exons ATGATGAAGCCTCTGCTGATCCCCTTGACGTACTTCTGTCTTCAGACCTGGCTGGGGATCCCTCAG GCAAAATGCCAGGTGGAGCTGAGCATGATGGATGACGCTTTTGATGACCAATATATAGGATGTGCTGAAGAAATGGATGGAATTGCACCTGGACTGCTAGAGAAAGAAAAGTCCATGTCCTCAGTGTTTAACAGGGTGTGggaaaactcagaacaaaaatggGAACTTGTAAAGAAAAAGATTCCTCTGCCCACAGGCTTTAAAGATGAGCATGGACGAGCCATAATAGCCTATACTGACGATGACTTTCACAGTGAGTTGAATGCGGCAGTGAGAGGGGCTGGGATATCTCGAGCTCATTACATGGCCAGTTTCCAGTTCAAAGCCTTTCATTATTACTTGACAAGAGCTTCACAGCTCTTACGAGGGAGGTGTGATGTGATGTACAAAAGGACGGTGTACCGGGGGGTTTCTGCCAGGTTTCAGCACACGGGATCAGGTCACATTAGGTTTGGATACTTTGCCTCTTCGTCTTTTGATATACTAATAGCTAAGACATTTGGTACGGACACATTGTTTGCCATCCACACGTGCTTTGgtgctgagatcagggccttcTCACGCattcaggaggaggaagaagtgtTAATCCCAGTCCATGAGATATTCAACATGTCCCGAGGACAAAGGAATAACCGCTTTGTCCTCCGGAGCACAAACCGGACCTGCAGCCATTTTAACTGCGCATACCTGGGCG GCGAGAAGAACCAAATATGTGTTGACAACTCTG TTACCAGAGGTGGCATCACCTTTCCCAGTGTTCTGAGCCATTTACTGTTTGGAGGATCCGTCATCCTGGTCCACATTGCTGCTATGAAACTGTTTGCTGGTTTCTCAATTGTCCTATTCGTGTTACtcactttttctctctaa
- the LOC117871352 gene encoding ecto-ADP-ribosyltransferase 5-like isoform X5 has translation MMDDAFDDQYIGCAEEMDGIAPGLLEKEKSMSSVFNRVWENSEQKWELVKKKIPLPTGFKDEHGRAIIAYTDDDFHSELNAAVRGAGISRAHYMASFQFKAFHYYLTRASQLLRGRCDVMYKRTVYRGVSARFQHTGSGHIRFGYFASSSFDILIAKTFGTDTLFAIHTCFGAEIRAFSRIQEEEEVLIPVHEIFNMSRGQRNNRFVLRSTNRTCSHFNCAYLGGEKNQICVDNSVTRGGITFPSVLSHLLFGGSVILVHIAAMKLFAGFSIVLFVLLTFSL, from the exons ATGATGGATGACGCTTTTGATGACCAATATATAGGATGTGCTGAAGAAATGGATGGAATTGCACCTGGACTGCTAGAGAAAGAAAAGTCCATGTCCTCAGTGTTTAACAGGGTGTGggaaaactcagaacaaaaatggGAACTTGTAAAGAAAAAGATTCCTCTGCCCACAGGCTTTAAAGATGAGCATGGACGAGCCATAATAGCCTATACTGACGATGACTTTCACAGTGAGTTGAATGCGGCAGTGAGAGGGGCTGGGATATCTCGAGCTCATTACATGGCCAGTTTCCAGTTCAAAGCCTTTCATTATTACTTGACAAGAGCTTCACAGCTCTTACGAGGGAGGTGTGATGTGATGTACAAAAGGACGGTGTACCGGGGGGTTTCTGCCAGGTTTCAGCACACGGGATCAGGTCACATTAGGTTTGGATACTTTGCCTCTTCGTCTTTTGATATACTAATAGCTAAGACATTTGGTACGGACACATTGTTTGCCATCCACACGTGCTTTGgtgctgagatcagggccttcTCACGCattcaggaggaggaagaagtgtTAATCCCAGTCCATGAGATATTCAACATGTCCCGAGGACAAAGGAATAACCGCTTTGTCCTCCGGAGCACAAACCGGACCTGCAGCCATTTTAACTGCGCATACCTGGGCG GCGAGAAGAACCAAATATGTGTTGACAACTCTG TTACCAGAGGTGGCATCACCTTTCCCAGTGTTCTGAGCCATTTACTGTTTGGAGGATCCGTCATCCTGGTCCACATTGCTGCTATGAAACTGTTTGCTGGTTTCTCAATTGTCCTATTCGTGTTACtcactttttctctctaa